A part of Miscanthus floridulus cultivar M001 chromosome 6, ASM1932011v1, whole genome shotgun sequence genomic DNA contains:
- the LOC136459347 gene encoding uncharacterized protein: MDADEAAGSSRRIDLNLYLGLFRGPRLRRSDLGSDLALSTPMPSSPSSSAASVDAPPPPPPEPLHPPYSPSRADLSPPPPEVYSPYNPEDSPDPDAHLSYMQPPEPLTPGPRNMPPPESLTISRIREGLRELRDALHPPPPPPPPPPLVRASELLGWEDRPSSSTASSTFFPDAADRYRRLLEQTSSRWLRPRRFRSDLPPLSSEARPSGQDAAEPVPQHEPAADDTNELNKVAVNGSELGASQDCSEERGKTAAAFECNICFEMASEPVVTSCGHLFCWPCLYQWLNVYSNHKECPVCKGEVTEANITPIYGRGNSAAVKTVEDGKPPGPTIPQRPHGNRLESFRQQFHNMRPISRGLGEAHGILSSWRHLLDQQIMSSVSRFEGPSESAAQEVNEIHQRARLRGLALTTRMRARRLQIEAQMRPDGSSTNPDNGLTGNNASESLTGNNASESTRRSTTRVPDGYELLQRLASGTERLASAMSDLTRIASPSQYGGSASSSNPQNNEPAVDGARMAGAPSADQASNSSTVAVIEGDAGISESAGEPSNAGSSRSLRRRGRNNALGSLDVDGGGLQRNKRRRMN, from the coding sequence ATGGACGCCGATGAGGCCGCGGGGAGCAGTAGGAGGATAGATCTGAACCTTTACCTCGGTCTTTTCCGCGGCCCGCGCCTGCGCCGCTCTGACCTCGGCTCCGACCTCGCCCTCAGCACCCCGATGCCCTCCTCTCCTTCGTCCTCCGCCGCGTCCGtcgacgcgccgccgccgccgccgccggagccccTGCACCCGCCGTACTCCCCCTCCCGCGCCGACCTCTCCCCTCCGCCGCCGGAGGTGTACTCCCCCTACAACCCCGAAGACTCGCCTGATCCGGATGCGCATCTGTCGTACATGCAGCCTCCGGAACCGCTCACCCCCGGGCCGCGGAACATGCCGCCTCCGGAATCGCTTACTATCTCGAGGATCCGAGAGGGACTTCGGGAACTTCGGGACGCCCTCCatccgccgcccccgcccccgcccccgcccccgctggTGCGGGCCAGCGAACTGCTGGGGTGGGAGGACCGGCCTTCCTCGTCGACGGCCTCTTCAACTTTCTTCCCAGACGCTGCCGACCGATACAGGCGGCTGCTCGAGCAGACTTCCAGCCGGTGGCTTCGCCCGAGGCGGTTCAGGTCTGACCTTCCACCCCTCAGCTCTGAGGCTCGCCCCTCTGGGCAGGACGCCGCCGAGCCGGTGCCCCAGCATGAGCCTGCAGCTGATGATACTAATGAATTAAACAAGGTGGCTGTCAATGGCTCAGAATTAGGTGCCTCGCAGGATTGCTCTGAGGAACGTGGCAAGACTGCTGCTGCATTCGAGTGTAACATATGCTTTGAGATGGCTAGTGAGCCGGTTGTCACTTCTTGTGGCCATCTCTTCTGCTGGCCGTGCTTGTACCAGTGGCTGAATGTTTACTCCAACCACAAGGAATGCCCAGTCTGCAAAGGCGAGGTGACTGAGGCAAATATTACTCCTATATATGGTAGAGGGAATTCGGCTGCAGTGAAGACTGTGGAGGATGGGAAGCCACCAGGTCCTACAATCCCGCAGAGGCCACATGGAAATCGCCTTGAAAGCTTCAGGCAGCAATTCCATAATATGCGACCTATCTCGAGAGGGCTTGGTGAGGCGCATGGGATactgtcatcatggaggcatcttCTGGATCAGCAGATTATGAGCAGCGTGAGTAGGTTTGAAGGGCCGTCTGAATCAGCCGCGCAAGAAGTAAATGAAATTCATCAACGTGCTCGCCTAAGAGGATTAGCATTGACCACAAGGATGAGAGCAAGGCGGTTGCAAATAGAAGCCCAGATGCGTCCTGATGGTTCTTCCACTAACCCTGATAATGGTCTGACAGGAAACAATGCATCAGAATCTCTGACAGGAAACAATGCATCAGAATCAACAAGACGTTCAACAACACGCGTACCAGATGGATATGAATTGTTGCAACGCCTTGCTTCTGGCACAGAAAGACTAGCTAGTGCCATGAGTGACCTTACACGAATTGCTTCACCAAGCCAATATGGAGGATCTGCTTCATCATCGAATCCTCAAAATAATGAGCCAGCAGTTGATGGAGCtcgcatggctggagcaccttctGCAGATCAAGCATCTAATTCGAGCACTGTTGCTGTGATAGAAGGGGATGCTGGTATCTCTGAGAGTGCAGGAGAGCCTAGCAATGCAGGCTCTTCGAGATCCttgaggaggagagggaggaacAATGCCTTAGGTTCATTGGATGTGGATGGTGGAGGCCTCCAACGGAACAAGAGACGCAGAATGAACTGA
- the LOC136456763 gene encoding uncharacterized protein isoform X2, protein MGGRSCCVCKEAPFKYKCPSCRTPYCSVTCFKKHKEESCQKTLPQEEISKSPLQLQEEVTLNTTCTAKSPNTACPTKVLEVEDPSWLVDNNRLRSLAELKGIQDALRDPELQKMILKIDGSSEPEKELERVMEGQAFREFTNKILDIVSPQE, encoded by the exons ATGGGTGGCAGGAGTTGCTGCGTCTGCAAGGAGGCGCCGTTCAAGTACAAGTGCCCCTCCTGCCGCACGCCCTA TTGCTCTGTCACATGCTTTAAAAAGCACAAAG aggaatcttgccaaaaaacgTTGCCTCAGGAAGAAATTAGCAAGTCACCACTGCAGCTGCAGGAGGAAGTTA CATTGAACACCACATGCACTGCAAAGTCTCCAAATACAGCGTGCCCTACAAAAGTTCTTGAAGTTGAGGACCCAAGCTGGCTTGTTGACAACAATAGACTAAGGTCTTTAG CGGAACTGAAAGGGATCCAAGATGCTCTCAGGGATCCTGAACTGCAGAAAATGATACTTAAAATTGATGGGTCTTCAGAACCAGAAAAA GAATTGGAGAGAGTGATGGAAGGTCAAGCTTTTCGCGAGTTCACTAATAAG ATTCTTGACATTGTCAGCCCACAAGAATAA
- the LOC136456763 gene encoding uncharacterized protein isoform X1 produces MGGRSCCVCKEAPFKYKCPSCRTPYCSVTCFKKHKEESCQKTLPQEEISKSPLQLQEEVTRGSGLVEDGTKYPNDKDQHPSLSLNTTCTAKSPNTACPTKVLEVEDPSWLVDNNRLRSLAELKGIQDALRDPELQKMILKIDGSSEPEKELERVMEGQAFREFTNKILDIVSPQE; encoded by the exons ATGGGTGGCAGGAGTTGCTGCGTCTGCAAGGAGGCGCCGTTCAAGTACAAGTGCCCCTCCTGCCGCACGCCCTA TTGCTCTGTCACATGCTTTAAAAAGCACAAAG aggaatcttgccaaaaaacgTTGCCTCAGGAAGAAATTAGCAAGTCACCACTGCAGCTGCAGGAGGAAGTTA CACGGGGCTCTGGGTTGGTGGAAGACGGGACAAAGTACCCTAATGACAAGGATCAACATCCCTCTTTAT CATTGAACACCACATGCACTGCAAAGTCTCCAAATACAGCGTGCCCTACAAAAGTTCTTGAAGTTGAGGACCCAAGCTGGCTTGTTGACAACAATAGACTAAGGTCTTTAG CGGAACTGAAAGGGATCCAAGATGCTCTCAGGGATCCTGAACTGCAGAAAATGATACTTAAAATTGATGGGTCTTCAGAACCAGAAAAA GAATTGGAGAGAGTGATGGAAGGTCAAGCTTTTCGCGAGTTCACTAATAAG ATTCTTGACATTGTCAGCCCACAAGAATAA